A genomic region of Ficedula albicollis isolate OC2 chromosome 12, FicAlb1.5, whole genome shotgun sequence contains the following coding sequences:
- the CFAP100 gene encoding cilia- and flagella-associated protein 100 produces METHLVLSESTEDDEENPTKNPFKVPSDAELFSMRDKEIKKAQAEYEKRKTMKVHEKTTYSTKMKEKSGLRKALKREEEKEGKKEATCEERLKVLQELLSRKLAMKKDYALDRETFHGYLQDRKQIFYLEYAIAVKREEIEKMETIAKNEEKKLEKAERRMEKDAAMFDEFLKENHNYSVEALRIARSETSSKTKKINEIHGITTQIKKIQSDISRFEDTLQEYMMYRDILYQLSPREWQEEHRKRHKKEKDMKTEPRVTGGGASHPPAAEQDQDPTARTSTAPGLSFTDLPSSLMFTEGLDFRARDVNPQLKQFLKPLLSRELSSLEDAESETSSDEDEEPELYFTHPEQLLITFTEMLDENLSFVLNSQDIAESWHKVQQTFITTRVSMEKELAELKEQVNTLRDSVAKEEEKVADLKLKVQRFSSGEQEGDEQDKMLTSLNKKVLEVYSNCTGDHETNLPTVEMLKVIEKKLNDLLDSVERIPPAKIEKAVKVIRREQRARLREEKQKQARQQQQDEGLKRDMERSQVPEEKKGYKTMALPSNPPARKNSQGNR; encoded by the exons ATGGAAACCCACCTTGTGCTGTCAG aaagcacagaagatGATGAAGAAAACCCAACGAAAAATCCATTTAAAGTCCCATCAGATGCTGAACTTTTCTCAATGAGGGACAAGGAAATTAAGAAGGCACAGGCG GAATATGAGAAGAGGAAGACTATGAAAGTCCATGAAAAAACCACTTACTCCactaaaatgaaggaaaaaagtgggCTGAGGAAAGCTCtgaaaagggaggaagaaaaagagggcAAAAAAGAGGCGACATGTGAAGAGAGACTTAAAGTTCTTCAGGAGCTGCTTTCACGGAAGTTAGCCATGAAAAAAG ATTATGCATTAGACAGGGAGACCTTCCATGGCTACCTACAGGACAGAAAACAGATCTTTTATCTTGAG TATGCCATTGCAGTAAAGCGAGAGGAGATTGAAAAGATGGAGACCATAGcaaagaatgaggaaaagaaactggaaaaggctgagagaaggATGGAGAAGGATGCTGCCATGTTTGATGAGTTCCTGAAGGAGAACCATAATTACTCTGTTGAAGCACTGAGAAT AGCCAGAAGTGAAACCTCatcaaagacaaagaaaataaatgagatccATGGAATCACTAcccaaataaagaaaatccaaaG TGATATCTCCAGATTTGAGGACACTCTGCAGGAGTACATGATGTACAGGGACATTCTCTACCAGCTGTCTCCAAGAGAgtggcaggaggagcacagaaaaaggcacaaaaaagaaaaggatatgAAAACAGAGCCCAGAGTTACGGGAGGAGGTGCTTCACATCCCCCcgctgcagagcagg ACCAGGATCCAACAGCCAGGACAAGCACTGCCCCAGGCCTCAGTTTCACGGATTTACCAAGTTCCCTGATGTTTACAGAGGGTTTGGATTTCAGGGCACGTGATGTCAACCCCCAGCTTAAACAATTCCTGAAGCCTCTTTTATCAAGAGAACT aAGTTCACTGGAGGATGCAGAGAGTGAAACCAGCTCAGATGAAGATGAG GAGCCTGAGCTCTATTTTACTCATCCTGAGCAATTGCTGATTACTTTCACGGAGATGCTGGATGAGAACTTGTCCTTTGTCCTGAACTCCCAGGATATTGCAGAGAGCTGGCACAAGGTCCAGCAGACTTTCATCACCACACGTGTCAGCAT ggagaaggagctggcagagctgaaagAGCAGGTGAACACCCTCCGAGACTCTGTTGccaaggaagaagagaaagttGCCGACCTGAAGCTCAAAGTTCAGCGCTTTTCCTCTGGAGAACAGGAGGGTGATGAGCAG GACAAAATGCTCACAAGCCTGAACAAGAAGGTGCTGGAAGTCTATTCCAACTGCACTGGAGACCATGAGACAAACCTGCCAACAGTAGAGATGTTAAAGGTAATAGAAAAAAAGCTCAACGATTTACTGGACAGCGTGGAGAGAATCCCACCTGCAAAGATAGAAAAGGCTGTGAAAGTCATAAGAAGGGAACAAAGGGCAAG gctcagagaggaaaagcagaaacaagcgaggcagcagcagcaggatgaaggATTGAAAAGGGACATGGAAAGATCACAGgtacctgaagaaaaaaag ggctACAAGACAATGGCCCTGCCTTCCAACCCACCTGCCAGGAAGAACAGCCAAGGAAATAGATAA